A genomic window from Populus nigra chromosome 7, ddPopNigr1.1, whole genome shotgun sequence includes:
- the LOC133699842 gene encoding inositol hexakisphosphate and diphosphoinositol-pentakisphosphate kinase VIP2-like isoform X1 → MVAEGGEEEEKIKIGVCVMQKKVKCGFELLSAPMGQILERLQAFGEFEVIHFGDKVILEDPIENWPICDCLIAFYSSGYPLEKAEAYATLRKPFLVNELEPQHLLHDRRKVYERLEMFGIPVPRYALVNREFPYQELDYFIEEEDFVEVHGSRFWKPFVEKPVDGDDHSIMIYYPSSAGGGMKELFRKVGNRSSEFHPEVRRVRREGSYIYEEFMPTGGTDVKVYTVGPEYAHAEARKSPVVDGVVMRNPDGKEVRYPVLLTPNEKQMARDVCIAFSQAVCGFDLLRCEGRSYVCDVNGWSFVKNSYKYYDDAACVLRKLLLDAKAPHLSSAIPPTLPWKVNEPVQPSEGLTRQGSGIIGTFGQSEELRCVIAIIRHGDRTPKQKVKLKVTEEKLLNLMLKYNGGRPRSETKLKSAVQLQDLLDATRILVPRTRPGRESDSEAEDFEHAEKLRQVKAVLEEGGHFSGIYRKVQLKPLKWVKVPKSNGEGEEERPVEALMVLKYGGVLTHAGRKQAEELGRYFRNNMYPGEGTGLLRLHSTYRHDLKIYSSDEGRVQMSAAAFAKGLLDLEGPLTPILVSLVSKDSSMLDGLDNASIEMEEAKARLNEIITSVAKIVNSNGSSECPWMTDGAGLPSNASELLPNLVKLTKKVTEQVRLLAMDEDEELTETSSYDVIPPYDQAKALGKTNIDIDRIAAGLPCGSEGFLLMYARWKKLERDLYNERKERFDITQIPDIYDSCKYDLLHNAHLNLEGLDELFKVAQLLADGVIPNEYGINPKQKLKIGSKIARRLLGKILIDLRNTLEEAISVAELKCNQDQQSASKKNDKEDTDYQSKLFIKNEDMRRTSTTSEISMDQDDDDDKETKYRLDPKYANVKTPDRHVRTRLYFTSESHIHSLMNVLRYCNLDESLQGEDSLVCHSALERLYKTKELDYMSNIVLRMFENTEVALEDPKRFRIEMTFSRGADLSPLEKNDSEAISLHQEHTLPIMGPERLQEVGSYLTLEKMEMMFRPFAMPAEDFPPPSTPAGFSGYFSKSAAVLERLVNLWPFHKHDKHASANGK, encoded by the exons ATGGTGGCAGAAGGAGgagaagaggaggagaagaTAAAAATTGGAGTTTGTGTGATGCAAAAGAAGGTGAAATGCGGCTTCGAG TTGTTATCAGCTCCAATGGGACAGATTCTTGAAAGATTACAAGCATTTGGTGAATTTGAG GTTATACATTTCGGGGATAAAGTGATTCTTGAAGATCCAATTGAGAA CTGGCCAATATGCGATTGCTTGATTGCTTTCTATTCCTCTGGTTATCCCCTTGAAAAGGCCGAGGCATATGCCACTTTGAGGAA GCCTTTTCTAGTGAATGAGTTAGAGCCGCAACATCTTCTTCATGACCGGCGGAAGGTGTACGAG CGTCTTGAAATGTTTGGAATTCCTGTCCCGAGATATGCCCTTGTTAATAGGGAATTTCCATATCAAGAGCTGGATTATTTTatcgaagaagaagattttgttGAGGTACATGGAAGTCGTTTTTGGAAACCCTTTGTAGAGAAGCCTGTTGACG GGGATGACCATAGTATCATGATATATTATCCCAGTTCAGCAGGTGGAGGTATGAAGGAATTGTTTAGGAAG GTTGGTAATCGGTCAAGTGAGTTCCATCCAGAGGTTAGAAGAGTGAGGCGTGAAGGCTCTTACATATATGAAGAATTTATGCCAACTGGAGGAACAGATGTGAAG GTGTACACTGTTGGTCCTGAATATGCACATGCTGAGGCAAGGAAGTCTCCTGTTGTTGATGGTGTTGTCATGCGAAATCCTGATGGAAAGGAA GTGAGGTATCCTGTGTTACTGACACCTAATGAGAAGCAAATGGCAAGAGATGTTTGCATTGCATTTAGCCAGGCT GTTTGTGGGTTTGATCTCCTGCGTTGTGAAGGACGATCATATGTTTGTGATGTAAATGGATGGAGTTTTGTGAAAAATTCCTACAA ATATTATGATGATGCTGCTTGTGTGCTGAGAAAGTTGCTTTTGGATGCAAAAGCTCCTCACCTTTCATCAGCAATTCCGCCCACTTTACCATGGAAAGTCAATGAACCAGTCCAGCCTTCTGAGGGATTAACTCGTCAGGGAAGTGGGATTATTGGCACATTTGGGCAGTCTGAGGAGCTACGATGTGTGATTGCCATTATTCGGCA TGGTGATAGAACTCCCAAACAAAAGGTGAAGTTGAAGGTTACTGAGGAAAAGCTGCTAAACTTGATGTTAAAGTACAATGGGGGACGACCCAGATCTGAG ACAAAACTTAAAAGTGCTGTTCAATTACAAGATCTGCTAGATGCAACACGAATACTTGTACCTCGTACAAG GCCAGGTCGAGAAAGTGATAGTGAGGCAGAAGACTTTGAGCATGCTGAAAAGCTACGTCAAGTTAAAGCAGTTCTTGAGGAG GGGGGACATTTCTCTGGTATTTATAGGAAGGTCCAGCTTAAACCTCTAAAGTGGGTTAAAGTTCCGAAAAGTAATGGTGAAGGTGAGGAAGAACGACCAGTTGAAGCTCTCATGGTTCTTAAATATGGAGGTGTTCTTACCCATGCTGGCAGAAAGCAG GCAGAAGAACTGGGTAGATACTTTCGAAATAATATGTATCCAG GTGAAGGGACAGGCCTGCTTCGTCTTCATAGTACATATCGTCACGACCTTAAAATTTACAGCTCTGATGAAGGTCGTGTACAG ATGTCTGCAGCGGCATTTGCAAAGGGCCTCCTTGACCTGGAAGGACCGCTAACGCCAATTCTG GTTTCCCTTGTTAGCAAGGATTCCTCCATGCTGGATGGACTCGACAATGCCAGCATTGAGATGGAAGAAGCCAAG GCTAGGTTGAATGAGATTATAACTTCTGTTGCAAAGATAGTTAATAGCAATGGATCCTCTGAATGTCCTTGGATGACTGATGGAGCTGGACTACCTTCAAATGCTTCTGAACTTCTCCCTAACCTG GTAAAATTGACTAAGAAGGTGACAGAACAAGTGAGACTACTCGCCATGGATGAAGATGAAGAACTTACAGAGACAAGCTCATACGATGTAATTCCACCATATGACCAAGCAAAGGCTCTCGGTAAAACAAACATTGATATAGATCGTATTGCTGCTGGATTACCATGTGGAAGTGAGGGATTCCTGTTGATGTATGCTCGCTGGAAGAAGCTTGAAAGAGACTTGTATAATGAACGCAAAGA ACGGTTTGACATAACACAAATCCCTGATATTTATGACTCTTGCAA ATATGATCTGTTGCACAATGCTCACCTTAATCTAGAGGGGCTGGATGAACTCTTCAAAGTTGCTCAG TTACTTGCTGATGGTGTCATTCCTAACGAGTATGGAATTAATCCAAAGCAGAAATTGAAGATTGGCTCAAAG ATTGCTCGACGTCTGTTGGGTAAAATATTGATTGATCTTAGGAACACACTTGAGGAAGCCATTAGTGTTGCTGAATTAAAATGTAATCAAGATCAACAATCAGCTTCTAAGAAGAATGATAAGGAAGACACAGATTATCAGTCGAAGCTTTTCATCAAGAATGAAGACATGAGAAGAACTAGCACCACTAGTGAAATATCAATGGatcaagatgatgatgatgataaagagACGAAATACCGTTTGGATCCAAA GTATGCAAATGTAAAGACACCAGACCGCCATGTTCGTACACGCCTCTATTTTACATCG GAATCACATATCCATTCCCTTATGAATGTTCTCCGTTACTGTAACCTGGATGAATCTCTTCAAGGAGAGGATAGCCTTGTTTGCCATAGTGCCTTGGAGCGTTTATACAAAACCAAGGAGCTTGATTACATGAGCAATATTGTACTTAGGATGTTTGAGAATACTGAG GTCGCTTTAGAAGACCCAAAAAGGTTCCGCATAGAGATGACTTTCAGCCGTGGTGCAGACTTGTCTCCATTGGAG AAGAACGACAGTGAGGCCATCTCATTGCATCAGGAGCACACTCTTCCGATAATGGGTCCAGAAAGGCTGCAAGAAGTGGGATCCTATCTAACATTAGAGAAAATGGAGATGATGTTTCGTCCTTTTGCTATGCCAGCGGAAGACTTTCCTCCACCTTCCACCCCTGCAGGATTCTCAGGCTACTTCTCAAAAAGTGCAGCAGTCCTTGAGCGCCTTGTTAATCTCTGGCCCTTCCATAAGCATGACAAGCATGCAAGTGCTAATGGAAAGTAG
- the LOC133699842 gene encoding inositol hexakisphosphate and diphosphoinositol-pentakisphosphate kinase VIP2-like isoform X3: MVAEGGEEEEKIKIGVCVMQKKLLSAPMGQILERLQAFGEFEVIHFGDKVILEDPIENWPICDCLIAFYSSGYPLEKAEAYATLRKPFLVNELEPQHLLHDRRKVYERLEMFGIPVPRYALVNREFPYQELDYFIEEEDFVEVHGSRFWKPFVEKPVDGDDHSIMIYYPSSAGGGMKELFRKVGNRSSEFHPEVRRVRREGSYIYEEFMPTGGTDVKVYTVGPEYAHAEARKSPVVDGVVMRNPDGKEVRYPVLLTPNEKQMARDVCIAFSQAVCGFDLLRCEGRSYVCDVNGWSFVKNSYKYYDDAACVLRKLLLDAKAPHLSSAIPPTLPWKVNEPVQPSEGLTRQGSGIIGTFGQSEELRCVIAIIRHGDRTPKQKVKLKVTEEKLLNLMLKYNGGRPRSETKLKSAVQLQDLLDATRILVPRTRPGRESDSEAEDFEHAEKLRQVKAVLEEGGHFSGIYRKVQLKPLKWVKVPKSNGEGEEERPVEALMVLKYGGVLTHAGRKQAEELGRYFRNNMYPGEGTGLLRLHSTYRHDLKIYSSDEGRVQMSAAAFAKGLLDLEGPLTPILVSLVSKDSSMLDGLDNASIEMEEAKARLNEIITSVAKIVNSNGSSECPWMTDGAGLPSNASELLPNLVKLTKKVTEQVRLLAMDEDEELTETSSYDVIPPYDQAKALGKTNIDIDRIAAGLPCGSEGFLLMYARWKKLERDLYNERKERFDITQIPDIYDSCKYDLLHNAHLNLEGLDELFKVAQLLADGVIPNEYGINPKQKLKIGSKIARRLLGKILIDLRNTLEEAISVAELKCNQDQQSASKKNDKEDTDYQSKLFIKNEDMRRTSTTSEISMDQDDDDDKETKYRLDPKYANVKTPDRHVRTRLYFTSESHIHSLMNVLRYCNLDESLQGEDSLVCHSALERLYKTKELDYMSNIVLRMFENTEVALEDPKRFRIEMTFSRGADLSPLEKNDSEAISLHQEHTLPIMGPERLQEVGSYLTLEKMEMMFRPFAMPAEDFPPPSTPAGFSGYFSKSAAVLERLVNLWPFHKHDKHASANGK; this comes from the exons ATGGTGGCAGAAGGAGgagaagaggaggagaagaTAAAAATTGGAGTTTGTGTGATGCAAAAGAAG TTGTTATCAGCTCCAATGGGACAGATTCTTGAAAGATTACAAGCATTTGGTGAATTTGAG GTTATACATTTCGGGGATAAAGTGATTCTTGAAGATCCAATTGAGAA CTGGCCAATATGCGATTGCTTGATTGCTTTCTATTCCTCTGGTTATCCCCTTGAAAAGGCCGAGGCATATGCCACTTTGAGGAA GCCTTTTCTAGTGAATGAGTTAGAGCCGCAACATCTTCTTCATGACCGGCGGAAGGTGTACGAG CGTCTTGAAATGTTTGGAATTCCTGTCCCGAGATATGCCCTTGTTAATAGGGAATTTCCATATCAAGAGCTGGATTATTTTatcgaagaagaagattttgttGAGGTACATGGAAGTCGTTTTTGGAAACCCTTTGTAGAGAAGCCTGTTGACG GGGATGACCATAGTATCATGATATATTATCCCAGTTCAGCAGGTGGAGGTATGAAGGAATTGTTTAGGAAG GTTGGTAATCGGTCAAGTGAGTTCCATCCAGAGGTTAGAAGAGTGAGGCGTGAAGGCTCTTACATATATGAAGAATTTATGCCAACTGGAGGAACAGATGTGAAG GTGTACACTGTTGGTCCTGAATATGCACATGCTGAGGCAAGGAAGTCTCCTGTTGTTGATGGTGTTGTCATGCGAAATCCTGATGGAAAGGAA GTGAGGTATCCTGTGTTACTGACACCTAATGAGAAGCAAATGGCAAGAGATGTTTGCATTGCATTTAGCCAGGCT GTTTGTGGGTTTGATCTCCTGCGTTGTGAAGGACGATCATATGTTTGTGATGTAAATGGATGGAGTTTTGTGAAAAATTCCTACAA ATATTATGATGATGCTGCTTGTGTGCTGAGAAAGTTGCTTTTGGATGCAAAAGCTCCTCACCTTTCATCAGCAATTCCGCCCACTTTACCATGGAAAGTCAATGAACCAGTCCAGCCTTCTGAGGGATTAACTCGTCAGGGAAGTGGGATTATTGGCACATTTGGGCAGTCTGAGGAGCTACGATGTGTGATTGCCATTATTCGGCA TGGTGATAGAACTCCCAAACAAAAGGTGAAGTTGAAGGTTACTGAGGAAAAGCTGCTAAACTTGATGTTAAAGTACAATGGGGGACGACCCAGATCTGAG ACAAAACTTAAAAGTGCTGTTCAATTACAAGATCTGCTAGATGCAACACGAATACTTGTACCTCGTACAAG GCCAGGTCGAGAAAGTGATAGTGAGGCAGAAGACTTTGAGCATGCTGAAAAGCTACGTCAAGTTAAAGCAGTTCTTGAGGAG GGGGGACATTTCTCTGGTATTTATAGGAAGGTCCAGCTTAAACCTCTAAAGTGGGTTAAAGTTCCGAAAAGTAATGGTGAAGGTGAGGAAGAACGACCAGTTGAAGCTCTCATGGTTCTTAAATATGGAGGTGTTCTTACCCATGCTGGCAGAAAGCAG GCAGAAGAACTGGGTAGATACTTTCGAAATAATATGTATCCAG GTGAAGGGACAGGCCTGCTTCGTCTTCATAGTACATATCGTCACGACCTTAAAATTTACAGCTCTGATGAAGGTCGTGTACAG ATGTCTGCAGCGGCATTTGCAAAGGGCCTCCTTGACCTGGAAGGACCGCTAACGCCAATTCTG GTTTCCCTTGTTAGCAAGGATTCCTCCATGCTGGATGGACTCGACAATGCCAGCATTGAGATGGAAGAAGCCAAG GCTAGGTTGAATGAGATTATAACTTCTGTTGCAAAGATAGTTAATAGCAATGGATCCTCTGAATGTCCTTGGATGACTGATGGAGCTGGACTACCTTCAAATGCTTCTGAACTTCTCCCTAACCTG GTAAAATTGACTAAGAAGGTGACAGAACAAGTGAGACTACTCGCCATGGATGAAGATGAAGAACTTACAGAGACAAGCTCATACGATGTAATTCCACCATATGACCAAGCAAAGGCTCTCGGTAAAACAAACATTGATATAGATCGTATTGCTGCTGGATTACCATGTGGAAGTGAGGGATTCCTGTTGATGTATGCTCGCTGGAAGAAGCTTGAAAGAGACTTGTATAATGAACGCAAAGA ACGGTTTGACATAACACAAATCCCTGATATTTATGACTCTTGCAA ATATGATCTGTTGCACAATGCTCACCTTAATCTAGAGGGGCTGGATGAACTCTTCAAAGTTGCTCAG TTACTTGCTGATGGTGTCATTCCTAACGAGTATGGAATTAATCCAAAGCAGAAATTGAAGATTGGCTCAAAG ATTGCTCGACGTCTGTTGGGTAAAATATTGATTGATCTTAGGAACACACTTGAGGAAGCCATTAGTGTTGCTGAATTAAAATGTAATCAAGATCAACAATCAGCTTCTAAGAAGAATGATAAGGAAGACACAGATTATCAGTCGAAGCTTTTCATCAAGAATGAAGACATGAGAAGAACTAGCACCACTAGTGAAATATCAATGGatcaagatgatgatgatgataaagagACGAAATACCGTTTGGATCCAAA GTATGCAAATGTAAAGACACCAGACCGCCATGTTCGTACACGCCTCTATTTTACATCG GAATCACATATCCATTCCCTTATGAATGTTCTCCGTTACTGTAACCTGGATGAATCTCTTCAAGGAGAGGATAGCCTTGTTTGCCATAGTGCCTTGGAGCGTTTATACAAAACCAAGGAGCTTGATTACATGAGCAATATTGTACTTAGGATGTTTGAGAATACTGAG GTCGCTTTAGAAGACCCAAAAAGGTTCCGCATAGAGATGACTTTCAGCCGTGGTGCAGACTTGTCTCCATTGGAG AAGAACGACAGTGAGGCCATCTCATTGCATCAGGAGCACACTCTTCCGATAATGGGTCCAGAAAGGCTGCAAGAAGTGGGATCCTATCTAACATTAGAGAAAATGGAGATGATGTTTCGTCCTTTTGCTATGCCAGCGGAAGACTTTCCTCCACCTTCCACCCCTGCAGGATTCTCAGGCTACTTCTCAAAAAGTGCAGCAGTCCTTGAGCGCCTTGTTAATCTCTGGCCCTTCCATAAGCATGACAAGCATGCAAGTGCTAATGGAAAGTAG
- the LOC133699842 gene encoding inositol hexakisphosphate and diphosphoinositol-pentakisphosphate kinase VIP2-like isoform X2 → MVAEGGEEEEKIKIGVCVMQKKVKCGFELLSAPMGQILERLQAFGEFEVIHFGDKVILEDPIENWPICDCLIAFYSSGYPLEKAEAYATLRKPFLVNELEPQHLLHDRRKVYERLEMFGIPVPRYALVNREFPYQELDYFIEEEDFVEVHGSRFWKPFVEKPVDGDDHSIMIYYPSSAGGGMKELFRKVGNRSSEFHPEVRRVRREGSYIYEEFMPTGGTDVKVYTVGPEYAHAEARKSPVVDGVVMRNPDGKEVRYPVLLTPNEKQMARDVCIAFSQAVCGFDLLRCEGRSYVCDVNGWSFVKNSYKYYDDAACVLRKLLLDAKAPHLSSAIPPTLPWKVNEPVQPSEGLTRQGSGIIGTFGQSEELRCVIAIIRHGDRTPKQKVKLKVTEEKLLNLMLKYNGGRPRSETKLKSAVQLQDLLDATRILVPRTRPGRESDSEAEDFEHAEKLRQVKAVLEEGGHFSGIYRKVQLKPLKWVKVPKSNGEGEEERPVEALMVLKYGGVLTHAGRKQAEELGRYFRNNMYPGEGTGLLRLHSTYRHDLKIYSSDEGRVQMSAAAFAKGLLDLEGPLTPILVSLVSKDSSMLDGLDNASIEMEEAKARLNEIITSVAKIVNSNGSSECPWMTDGAGLPSNASELLPNLVKLTKKVTEQVRLLAMDEDEELTETSSYDVIPPYDQAKALGKTNIDIDRIAAGLPCGSEGFLLMYARWKKLERDLYNERKERFDITQIPDIYDSCKYDLLHNAHLNLEGLDELFKVAQLLADGVIPNEYGINPKQKLKIGSKIARRLLGKILIDLRNTLEEAISVAELKCNQDQQSASKKNDKEDTDYQSKLFIKNEDMRRTSTTSEISMDQDDDDDKETKYRLDPKYANVKTPDRHVRTRLYFTSESHIHSLMNVLRYCNLDESLQGEDSLVCHSALERLYKTKELDYMSNIVLRMFENTEVALEDPKRFRIEMTFSRGADLSPLENDSEAISLHQEHTLPIMGPERLQEVGSYLTLEKMEMMFRPFAMPAEDFPPPSTPAGFSGYFSKSAAVLERLVNLWPFHKHDKHASANGK, encoded by the exons ATGGTGGCAGAAGGAGgagaagaggaggagaagaTAAAAATTGGAGTTTGTGTGATGCAAAAGAAGGTGAAATGCGGCTTCGAG TTGTTATCAGCTCCAATGGGACAGATTCTTGAAAGATTACAAGCATTTGGTGAATTTGAG GTTATACATTTCGGGGATAAAGTGATTCTTGAAGATCCAATTGAGAA CTGGCCAATATGCGATTGCTTGATTGCTTTCTATTCCTCTGGTTATCCCCTTGAAAAGGCCGAGGCATATGCCACTTTGAGGAA GCCTTTTCTAGTGAATGAGTTAGAGCCGCAACATCTTCTTCATGACCGGCGGAAGGTGTACGAG CGTCTTGAAATGTTTGGAATTCCTGTCCCGAGATATGCCCTTGTTAATAGGGAATTTCCATATCAAGAGCTGGATTATTTTatcgaagaagaagattttgttGAGGTACATGGAAGTCGTTTTTGGAAACCCTTTGTAGAGAAGCCTGTTGACG GGGATGACCATAGTATCATGATATATTATCCCAGTTCAGCAGGTGGAGGTATGAAGGAATTGTTTAGGAAG GTTGGTAATCGGTCAAGTGAGTTCCATCCAGAGGTTAGAAGAGTGAGGCGTGAAGGCTCTTACATATATGAAGAATTTATGCCAACTGGAGGAACAGATGTGAAG GTGTACACTGTTGGTCCTGAATATGCACATGCTGAGGCAAGGAAGTCTCCTGTTGTTGATGGTGTTGTCATGCGAAATCCTGATGGAAAGGAA GTGAGGTATCCTGTGTTACTGACACCTAATGAGAAGCAAATGGCAAGAGATGTTTGCATTGCATTTAGCCAGGCT GTTTGTGGGTTTGATCTCCTGCGTTGTGAAGGACGATCATATGTTTGTGATGTAAATGGATGGAGTTTTGTGAAAAATTCCTACAA ATATTATGATGATGCTGCTTGTGTGCTGAGAAAGTTGCTTTTGGATGCAAAAGCTCCTCACCTTTCATCAGCAATTCCGCCCACTTTACCATGGAAAGTCAATGAACCAGTCCAGCCTTCTGAGGGATTAACTCGTCAGGGAAGTGGGATTATTGGCACATTTGGGCAGTCTGAGGAGCTACGATGTGTGATTGCCATTATTCGGCA TGGTGATAGAACTCCCAAACAAAAGGTGAAGTTGAAGGTTACTGAGGAAAAGCTGCTAAACTTGATGTTAAAGTACAATGGGGGACGACCCAGATCTGAG ACAAAACTTAAAAGTGCTGTTCAATTACAAGATCTGCTAGATGCAACACGAATACTTGTACCTCGTACAAG GCCAGGTCGAGAAAGTGATAGTGAGGCAGAAGACTTTGAGCATGCTGAAAAGCTACGTCAAGTTAAAGCAGTTCTTGAGGAG GGGGGACATTTCTCTGGTATTTATAGGAAGGTCCAGCTTAAACCTCTAAAGTGGGTTAAAGTTCCGAAAAGTAATGGTGAAGGTGAGGAAGAACGACCAGTTGAAGCTCTCATGGTTCTTAAATATGGAGGTGTTCTTACCCATGCTGGCAGAAAGCAG GCAGAAGAACTGGGTAGATACTTTCGAAATAATATGTATCCAG GTGAAGGGACAGGCCTGCTTCGTCTTCATAGTACATATCGTCACGACCTTAAAATTTACAGCTCTGATGAAGGTCGTGTACAG ATGTCTGCAGCGGCATTTGCAAAGGGCCTCCTTGACCTGGAAGGACCGCTAACGCCAATTCTG GTTTCCCTTGTTAGCAAGGATTCCTCCATGCTGGATGGACTCGACAATGCCAGCATTGAGATGGAAGAAGCCAAG GCTAGGTTGAATGAGATTATAACTTCTGTTGCAAAGATAGTTAATAGCAATGGATCCTCTGAATGTCCTTGGATGACTGATGGAGCTGGACTACCTTCAAATGCTTCTGAACTTCTCCCTAACCTG GTAAAATTGACTAAGAAGGTGACAGAACAAGTGAGACTACTCGCCATGGATGAAGATGAAGAACTTACAGAGACAAGCTCATACGATGTAATTCCACCATATGACCAAGCAAAGGCTCTCGGTAAAACAAACATTGATATAGATCGTATTGCTGCTGGATTACCATGTGGAAGTGAGGGATTCCTGTTGATGTATGCTCGCTGGAAGAAGCTTGAAAGAGACTTGTATAATGAACGCAAAGA ACGGTTTGACATAACACAAATCCCTGATATTTATGACTCTTGCAA ATATGATCTGTTGCACAATGCTCACCTTAATCTAGAGGGGCTGGATGAACTCTTCAAAGTTGCTCAG TTACTTGCTGATGGTGTCATTCCTAACGAGTATGGAATTAATCCAAAGCAGAAATTGAAGATTGGCTCAAAG ATTGCTCGACGTCTGTTGGGTAAAATATTGATTGATCTTAGGAACACACTTGAGGAAGCCATTAGTGTTGCTGAATTAAAATGTAATCAAGATCAACAATCAGCTTCTAAGAAGAATGATAAGGAAGACACAGATTATCAGTCGAAGCTTTTCATCAAGAATGAAGACATGAGAAGAACTAGCACCACTAGTGAAATATCAATGGatcaagatgatgatgatgataaagagACGAAATACCGTTTGGATCCAAA GTATGCAAATGTAAAGACACCAGACCGCCATGTTCGTACACGCCTCTATTTTACATCG GAATCACATATCCATTCCCTTATGAATGTTCTCCGTTACTGTAACCTGGATGAATCTCTTCAAGGAGAGGATAGCCTTGTTTGCCATAGTGCCTTGGAGCGTTTATACAAAACCAAGGAGCTTGATTACATGAGCAATATTGTACTTAGGATGTTTGAGAATACTGAG GTCGCTTTAGAAGACCCAAAAAGGTTCCGCATAGAGATGACTTTCAGCCGTGGTGCAGACTTGTCTCCATTGGAG AACGACAGTGAGGCCATCTCATTGCATCAGGAGCACACTCTTCCGATAATGGGTCCAGAAAGGCTGCAAGAAGTGGGATCCTATCTAACATTAGAGAAAATGGAGATGATGTTTCGTCCTTTTGCTATGCCAGCGGAAGACTTTCCTCCACCTTCCACCCCTGCAGGATTCTCAGGCTACTTCTCAAAAAGTGCAGCAGTCCTTGAGCGCCTTGTTAATCTCTGGCCCTTCCATAAGCATGACAAGCATGCAAGTGCTAATGGAAAGTAG